From a single Bos indicus isolate NIAB-ARS_2022 breed Sahiwal x Tharparkar chromosome 11, NIAB-ARS_B.indTharparkar_mat_pri_1.0, whole genome shotgun sequence genomic region:
- the E2F6 gene encoding transcription factor E2F6 isoform X2, which yields MEDALDELIKDCAQQLFELTDDKENERLAYVTYQDIHSIQAFHEQIVIAVKAPAETRLDVPAPKEDSITVHIRSTKGPIDVYLCEVEQGSHSSNKTSDNVGTSSSKSKPLEHPQPEKEENPPQQSEEVLEVSN from the exons atggaagatgccctggatgaGTTAATCAAGGATTGTGCTCAGCAGTTGTTTGAGTTAACAGatgacaaagaaaatgaaag ACTAGCATATGTGACGTATCAAGACATTCACAGCATCCAAGCCTTCCATGAGCAGATCGTAATTGCAGTTAAAGCGCCAGCAGAAACCAGATTGGACGTTCCAGCTCCCAAAGAG GATTCTATCACAGTACATATCAGGAGCACCAAAGGACCCATTGACGTTTATTTATGTGAAGTGGAGCAGGGTTCCCACTCAAGTAATAAAACTTCAGACAATGTAGGGACCTCTTCATCCAAAAGCAAGCCTTTGGAGCACCCTCAACCTGAGAAAG AAGAAAATCCTCCACAGCAAAGTGAGGAAGTGCTTGAAGTGAGCAACTGA